A part of Acidimicrobiales bacterium genomic DNA contains:
- a CDS encoding arylsulfatase yields MPNGQPNIVVIWGDDIGITNLSCYSHGVMGYRTPNIDRLAREGMMFTDAYAEQNCTAGRSAFITGQSVYRTGLSKVGLPGAAIGLQAEDPTIAELLKPHGYATGQFGKNHLGDLNRFLPTVHGFDEFYGSLYHLNAEEEPERPNYPPAADFPNFRENWGPRGVLRCFATDEDDPTEHPRWGRVGKQTIEDTGPLDAKRMETIDDDIVAAALDFIERQHASGTPFFTWINTTHMHLFTHPKPESVGQSGRWQSEYHDTMIDHDRNVGEILDKLDELGITDDTIVIYSTDNGPHENSWPDAGTTPFRSEKASNWEGAFRVPEVIRWPGRIPAGSISNEMVHHSDWLPTFVAVAGDDDVVARLKTGHTVGDRTFKVHLDGHNLLPYLTGEAEKSPRTSLVYFSDDGDVLALRYDNWKVVFLEQRCRGTLQIWAEPFVKLRVPKLFNLRIDPFENADITSNTYWQWLMENAFIVAASQHVMREFLLTFLEFPPRQKAATFTVDQALEMLTDALKSGA; encoded by the coding sequence ATGCCGAACGGCCAGCCGAACATCGTGGTGATCTGGGGCGACGACATCGGGATCACGAACCTCAGCTGCTACAGCCACGGCGTCATGGGGTACCGGACGCCGAACATCGACCGGCTCGCCCGCGAGGGCATGATGTTCACCGACGCCTACGCCGAGCAGAACTGCACCGCCGGCCGCTCGGCCTTCATCACCGGCCAGTCCGTCTACCGGACCGGATTGAGCAAGGTCGGGCTCCCCGGGGCCGCCATTGGCCTGCAGGCCGAAGACCCCACCATCGCCGAACTCCTCAAACCGCACGGCTATGCCACGGGCCAGTTCGGCAAGAACCACCTCGGCGACCTCAACAGGTTCCTGCCGACCGTGCACGGCTTCGACGAGTTCTACGGGAGTCTCTACCACCTCAACGCCGAGGAAGAGCCCGAGCGTCCCAACTATCCGCCGGCCGCCGACTTCCCGAACTTCCGGGAGAACTGGGGTCCGCGTGGTGTGCTGAGGTGCTTCGCGACCGACGAGGACGACCCGACGGAGCACCCGCGTTGGGGGCGTGTCGGCAAGCAGACCATCGAGGATACCGGCCCGCTCGACGCGAAGCGGATGGAGACGATCGACGACGACATCGTCGCGGCCGCACTGGACTTCATCGAGCGTCAGCACGCCAGCGGCACCCCGTTCTTCACGTGGATCAACACGACCCACATGCACCTGTTCACCCACCCCAAGCCCGAGAGCGTCGGCCAGTCGGGTCGCTGGCAGTCCGAGTACCACGACACGATGATCGACCACGACCGAAACGTCGGCGAGATCCTCGACAAGCTCGACGAGCTCGGGATCACCGATGACACGATCGTCATCTACTCGACCGACAACGGGCCCCATGAGAACAGCTGGCCCGACGCGGGCACCACGCCGTTCCGTAGCGAGAAGGCGAGCAACTGGGAGGGTGCCTTCCGCGTCCCCGAGGTGATCCGGTGGCCCGGACGGATCCCGGCCGGCTCGATCTCCAACGAGATGGTGCACCACTCCGACTGGCTGCCGACATTCGTCGCTGTCGCCGGCGACGACGACGTCGTGGCGAGACTGAAGACCGGCCACACGGTCGGAGACCGAACGTTCAAGGTGCACCTCGACGGTCACAACCTGCTGCCGTACCTCACCGGCGAAGCGGAGAAGTCTCCACGGACGAGCCTGGTCTACTTCTCCGACGACGGTGACGTACTCGCGCTGCGCTACGACAACTGGAAGGTCGTGTTCCTCGAGCAGCGCTGCCGCGGGACCCTGCAGATCTGGGCCGAGCCGTTCGTCAAGCTTCGGGTGCCGAAGCTGTTCAACCTGCGAATCGACCCCTTCGAGAACGCCGACATCACCTCGAACACGTACTGGCAGTGGCTGATGGAGAACGCATTCATCGTCGCCGCGTCACAGCACGTGATGCGTGAGTTCCTCCTGACGTTCCTCGAGTTCCCGCCGCGACAGAAGGCGGCGACGTTCACCGTCGATCAAGCCCTCGAAATGCTCACCGATGCCCTGAAATCCGGGGCCTGA
- a CDS encoding SHOCT domain-containing protein yields the protein MLAYDFPLLAMFWTMIFFFLWVAWIMLVFRVVIDIFRSKNLGGVGKAFWALFVILIPWLGVLVYLIARGRSMAQRDHADAVAHEEAVQAYIRQTAGSVSTADEISKLAALQAQGVITDAEFAQQKARLLD from the coding sequence ATGCTCGCCTACGACTTCCCACTGCTCGCCATGTTCTGGACCATGATCTTCTTCTTCCTCTGGGTGGCGTGGATCATGCTCGTGTTCCGCGTCGTCATCGACATCTTCCGCAGCAAGAACCTCGGCGGCGTCGGCAAGGCATTCTGGGCCCTGTTCGTCATCCTGATCCCCTGGCTCGGCGTGTTGGTGTACCTGATCGCTCGCGGCCGATCGATGGCCCAACGTGACCACGCCGACGCCGTCGCTCACGAGGAAGCGGTGCAGGCCTACATCCGCCAGACTGCGGGCTCGGTCAGCACGGCTGACGAGATCTCCAAGCTCGCGGCGCTCCAAGCACAGGGAGTGATCACCGACGCCGAGTTCGCCCAGCAGAAGGCCAGACTGCTCGACTGA
- a CDS encoding SulP family inorganic anion transporter codes for MRSRPSRRDLTAGVVLGVQSVPDGLATGLLAGLNPSAGLYGYMVGTATGALVTSSTFMAVQGTGAMAMVIADVPGLNGAGAPRALATLSVLTGAVMLVAGLLRLGAVLRFVSNAVMVGFINAVGVNIVLGQLANLTGYSADGPNRVVRAVNTLVRPDRMNAPTLAVGLATIAIIILLGRTRLGAIGLVIAVIATSAAAYIGGWEQVATLGDLGIELDSLPSFEVPQLRSVPMLIIPAVSLAFVGLVQGAGISATFPNPDGTYPDGSRDFVGQGAANLASGVLQGMPVGGSVSASAINKEAGAQTRASLLTAAVVMAVVVVAFGDAVANIAMPALAGLLMLIGIRTIKPADLTTVWKVGTVQKVVLTVTFGLTMLVPLQYAVLIGVGLSIVLHVVRQSNQVIVRQQVLEADGHLVEADPPAVLPPGAVVILQPYGSLFFAAAPVIEAMLPAVGPQSSGSVVILRLRGRTDLGTTFMDMLHRYATTLVAAGSKLKLASVSDRVLEQLRIAGITDVIDTDDLYAGTERVGATLTRAHDDALAWVDARR; via the coding sequence CTGCGTTCCCGACCGTCACGCCGCGACCTGACCGCCGGGGTCGTGCTCGGCGTCCAGTCCGTCCCCGATGGTTTGGCGACCGGTCTGTTGGCCGGGCTCAACCCGTCAGCAGGTCTCTACGGCTACATGGTCGGAACGGCGACCGGCGCCCTGGTGACGAGTTCGACGTTCATGGCGGTGCAGGGTACGGGCGCGATGGCGATGGTGATCGCCGACGTCCCAGGTCTCAATGGAGCGGGCGCGCCTCGGGCCCTGGCGACACTGTCGGTCTTGACCGGAGCGGTCATGCTCGTGGCAGGGCTGCTGCGCCTCGGCGCCGTCCTGCGGTTCGTCTCGAACGCCGTGATGGTCGGGTTCATCAACGCGGTCGGCGTCAACATCGTGCTCGGCCAACTGGCCAACCTCACGGGCTACAGCGCCGACGGCCCCAATCGTGTCGTGAGGGCGGTCAACACCCTCGTACGACCGGACCGGATGAATGCGCCGACCCTGGCGGTCGGTCTCGCGACGATTGCGATCATCATCCTGCTCGGCCGCACCCGGCTCGGCGCCATCGGCCTGGTGATCGCCGTCATCGCGACCTCGGCAGCGGCATACATCGGCGGCTGGGAACAGGTTGCGACCCTCGGTGATCTCGGCATCGAACTCGACTCGCTCCCGTCGTTCGAAGTCCCGCAGCTCCGCTCCGTGCCCATGCTGATTATCCCGGCGGTGTCGCTGGCGTTCGTCGGGCTCGTGCAGGGCGCCGGCATCTCTGCGACGTTCCCGAACCCGGACGGCACCTACCCGGACGGGTCACGCGACTTCGTGGGGCAGGGTGCCGCGAACCTCGCGTCCGGCGTGCTGCAGGGCATGCCCGTCGGTGGATCGGTGTCGGCATCCGCAATCAACAAAGAGGCCGGTGCGCAGACCCGGGCCTCGCTCCTGACGGCGGCCGTCGTCATGGCCGTGGTCGTCGTGGCCTTCGGCGACGCGGTCGCGAACATCGCCATGCCGGCGCTCGCTGGGCTCTTGATGCTCATCGGCATCCGGACGATCAAGCCCGCCGACCTGACGACCGTGTGGAAGGTCGGCACCGTTCAGAAGGTCGTGCTGACCGTGACGTTCGGTCTCACGATGCTCGTGCCGCTGCAGTACGCCGTGCTGATCGGCGTCGGGCTCTCGATCGTGCTCCACGTCGTCCGCCAGTCCAACCAGGTCATCGTGCGCCAGCAGGTCCTCGAGGCCGACGGTCACCTCGTCGAGGCCGATCCGCCGGCGGTGCTTCCGCCTGGCGCGGTGGTGATCCTGCAGCCCTACGGAAGCCTGTTCTTCGCGGCCGCTCCGGTGATCGAGGCCATGCTGCCCGCGGTCGGCCCCCAATCGTCGGGATCGGTCGTCATCCTCCGACTCCGCGGCCGCACAGACCTGGGCACGACGTTCATGGACATGCTCCATCGCTACGCGACCACACTCGTCGCCGCCGGCAGCAAGCTCAAGTTGGCGTCGGTCAGCGATCGCGTGCTGGAGCAGCTGCGCATCGCCGGGATCACCGACGTGATCGACACCGACGACCTGTACGCAGGCACCGAACGGGTCGGAGCCACCCTCACACGGGCGCATGACGACGCGCTTGCCTGGGTGGACGCCCGACGGTAA